From the genome of Opisthocomus hoazin isolate bOpiHoa1 chromosome 8, bOpiHoa1.hap1, whole genome shotgun sequence, one region includes:
- the LGALS1 gene encoding galectin-1, with product MSCGPVCTNLGLKPGQRLIAKGKIAPNAKSFVINLGKDASNLALHFNPRFEAHGDVNTIVCNSKKVEEWGAEHRETTFPFQKGGTAEIAFAINQNDLTVHLPGHQFTFPNRLGLSVFDYFDTQGDFTLQSVSWE from the exons atGTCTTGC GGACCAGTATGCACCAACCTGGGTCTCAAGCCTGGCCAGCGCCTCATTGCCAAGGGGAAAATTGCACCAAATGCTAAGAG ctttgtGATAAATCTGGGGAAGGATGCTTCTAACCTCGCACTTCACTTCAACCCCCGTTTTGAAGCTCATGGTGATGTGAACACCATCGTGTGCAACTCAAAGAAGGTGGAAGAGTGGGGTGCAGAGCACAGGGAGACTACCTTCCCTTTCCAGAAGGggggcacagcagag ATTGCTTTTGCCATCAACCAAAATGATCTGACAGTCCACCTGCCAGGCCACCAGTTCACATTCCCGAACCGGCTTGGTCTCTCTGTCTTTGACTACTTTGATACACAAGGGGACTTCACACTCCAGTCCGTCAGCTGGGAATAA
- the PDXP gene encoding chronophin, which translates to MASCRRLSGAGLREVLGPAQGLLFDCDGVLWAGERAVPGAPELLERLRRSGKAALFVSNNSRRSVAELERRFSRLGFRGVRAEHVFSSALCSALFLRQRLLPGGGDGGRVFVLGGEGLRGEVRDAGLRLAGEGEPAAGGCEPVRAVLVGYDEQFTFAKLAQACGYLRDPQCLLVATDPDPWHPLSDGRRTPGTGSLTAAVETASGRKALVVGKPNTYMFDCIVERFGVDPSRTLMVGDRLETDILFGKNCGLSTILTLTGVSRLEEAQAYMASDSAAARDLVPNYYVDSIADLIPGLDE; encoded by the exons ATGGCGAGCTGCCGGCGGCTGAGCGGCGCGGGATTGCGGGAGGTGCTGGGCCCGGCGCAGGGCTTGCTCTTCGACTGCGACGGCGTGCTGTGGGCGGGCGAGCGCGCCGTCCCCGGCGCcccggagctgctggagcggctgCGGCGCAGCGGCAAGGCCGCCCTGTTCGTCAGCAACAACAGCCGGCGCTCCGTCGCCGAGCTGGAGAGGCGGTTCAGCCGCCTCGGCTTCCGCGGCGTCCGCGCCGAGCACGTCTTCAGCTCCGCGCTCTGCTCCGCGCTCTTCCTCCGCCAGCGCCTCCTCCCCGGCGGGGGGGACGGCGGCCGGGTCTTCGTGCTgggcggcgaggggctgcgcggcGAGGTGCGCGACGCCGGCCTGCGCCTGGCTGGGGAGGGCGAGccggcggccggcggctgcgaGCCGGTGCGGGCCGTGCTGGTGGGTTACGACGAGCAGTTCACCTTCGCCAAGCTGGCGCAGGCCTGCGGGTACCTGCGCGACCCGCAGTGCCTGCTGGTGGCCACCGACCCCGACCCCTGGCACCCGCTCAGCGACGGCCGGCGCACCCCCG GGACGGGCAGCCTCACAGCCGCCGTGGAAACCGCTTCGGGCCGCAAGGCGCTGGTGGTGGGGAAGCCCAACACCTACATGTTCGACTGCATCGTGGAGCGCTTCGGCGTCGACCCGTCCCGCACCCTGATGGTGGGAGACCGCCTGGAGACGGACATCCTCTTCGGCAAGAACTGCGGCCTCTCCACCATCCTCACCCTGACGGGTGTCTCCCGCCTGGAGGAGGCGCAGGCCTACATGGCCAGCGACAGCGCCGCTGCCCGGGATCTGGTGCCCAATTACTATGTGGACAGCATCGCGGACTTGATACCGGGCCTGGATGAGTAG
- the SH3BP1 gene encoding SH3 domain-binding protein 1: MMKRQFNRMRQQLSHPNITSRAQEATELLPEDLLQIEQRIEPAKRAAHSVSKRLQACLQGQCGSEMDKRVKKLPLMALSMTMAESFKELDTESSLGKALEMGCFIQSSLAKILAEFEIALEHDVLQPLNKLSEEDLPIILKRKKTLQKLISDWNTIKSRLNQAAKSSSNSSGAGTGPGASSAANKLEILKEEEEEVKRKVEQCKDEYMADLYHFSTKEDSYASYFIRLLEIQAQYHRQSLGSLDSALAELKESHSPTEPSFAADTPVAGYYGVPLETHLKSLGREIALPIEACVMMLLASGMREEGLFRLAAGASVLRKLKSSLASGSNALEEFYSDPHAVAGALKSYLRELPQPLMTFELYNEWVKVASLKDVDSRVQSLQDTCSRLPRESYNNLRYLIKFLAKLAEHQELNKMTPSNIAIVLGPNLLWAQQSTGDPVQLDLASVSSIQVVGVVEALIQNADTLFPGEVDFNVSGMFTLPASSGLGEADPVEEPSPEPPLAGTPALLDGEATSRDPEAVSEPRSPAVTRPSPEAMGPPAPQTTDDTARKGKRPAPSRPATPLPPVAHPRSMAPTPAAPEHTASPKARPRRTVGAPSRAPSIPPPVPPQPARRRSRDAPPSCPGPPAGEHHAAAATDCTPGATDKGQPLPAGERSPPATSPPAGQPTED; encoded by the exons ATGATGAAGAGGCAGTTTAATCGGATGCGGCAGCAGCTGTCCCATCCCAACATCACCAGCCG AGCCCAAGAAGCAACCGAGCTCCTGCCGGAAGATTTGCTGCAG ATTGAGCAGAGGATCGAGCCGGCGAAGCGAGCAGCTCACAGCGTGTCCAAGAGGCTCCAAGCCTGCCTGCAGGGGCAATGCGGCTCCGAGATGGACAAGCGAGTG AAGAAGCTGCCCTTGATGGCTCTGTCCATGACGATGGCTGAGAGCTTCAAGGAACTGGACACAGAGTCCAGCCTCGG GAAAGCCCTGGAGATGGGCTGCTTCATACAGAGCTCGCTGGCCAAAATCCTGGCTGAGTTCGAGATCGCCCTGGAGCATGACGTCCTGCAGCCACTCAACAAGCTCAGCGAG GAGGATCTTCCCATCATCCTGAAGCGCAAGAAGACGCTCCAGAAGTTGATCTCTGACTGGAACACCATCAAGAGCCG GCTGAACCAAGCTGCCAAGAGCTCCAGTAACAGCTCTGGTGCTGGCACTGGCCCCGGAGCATCTTCTGCTGCCAACAAACTGGAGATcttgaaggaagaggaggaggaggtgaagagGAAGGTGGAGCAGTGCAAG GACGAGTACATGGCTGACCTCTACCACTTCTCCACCAAAGAGGACAGCTACGCCAGCTACTTCATCAGA CTGCTGGAAATCCAAGCCCAGTACCACCGCCAGTCCTTGGGATCGCTGGACTCGGCTCTGGCGGAGCTGAAGGAAAGCCACAGCCCGACAG AGCCCTCCTTTGCTGCAGATACCCCGGTGGCAGGGTACTATGGCGTGCCCCTGGAGACGCATCTCAAGAGCTTGGGCCGGGAGATCGCGCTGCCCATCGAAGCCTGTGTGATGATGCTGCTGGCCTCCGGCATGAGGGAGGAG GGACTCTTCCGGCTGGCGGCGGGTGCCTCGGTGCTGAGGAAGCTGAAGAGCAGCTTGGCCAGCGGCTCCAACGCCCTGGAGGAGTTTTACTCGGACCCCCACGCCGTGGCCG GTGCGCTGAAATCCTACCTGCGGGAGCTGCCCCAGCCTTTGATGACCTTCGAGCTCTACAACGAATGGGTCAAAGTGGCCAG CTTAAAGGATGTTGACAGCCGCGTACAGAGCCTGCAAGACACCTGCAGCCGCCTGCCCCGGGAGAGCTACAACAATCTGAG GTATCTGATCAAGTTTTTAGCCAAGCTGGCCGAACACCAAGAGTTGAATAAAATGACCCCCAGCAATATCGCCATCGTGCTGGGCCCCAACCTGCTGTGGGCGCAGCAGAGCACAGG AGACCCTGTGCAGCTGGACTTGGCCTCGGTGTCCTCCATCCAGGTGGTTGGCGTGGTGGAAGCCCTCATCCAGAATGCGGACACCCTCTTCCCTGGAG AGGTAGATTTCAACGTCTCGGGCATGTTCACGCTGCCCGCAAGCAGCGGACTTGGCGAGGCCGACCCAGTGGAAGAGCCGTCGCCCGAGCCCCCTCTGGCCGGGACCCCCGCTCTCCTGGATGGAGAGGC CACCTCAAGGGACCCCGAGGCCGTGTCTGAGCCACGATCCCCAGCGGTGACCCGACCGTCTCCCGAAGCCATGGGGCCACCGGCTCCGCAGACAACTGATGACACCGCCCGCAAAG GCAAGCGTCCAGCTCCGTCCCGACCCGCGACACCGCTGCCGCCCGTGGCCCATCCCCGCAGCATGGCCCCCACCCCGGCGGCCCCTGAGCACACAGCCAGCCCCAAAGCCCGGCCGCGGCGGACTGTCGGGGCTCCCAGCCGAGCCCCCTCCATCCCGCCGCcggtccccccgcagccggcgCGTCGCCGCAGCCGAGACGCCCCACCATCGTGCCCCGGGCCTCCCGCCGGCGAGCACCACGCGGCGGCTGCCACGGACTGCACCCCAGGAGCCACGGACAAGGGGCAGCCGCTGCCTGCGGGCGAAAGGAGTCCCCCGGCCACATCACCACCGGCAGGACAGCCCACGGAGGACTGA